The DNA region ATCCGGGGTACGCGGATGCAGTTCCGCCTCGGCCAACTCGACCAGGTCGTGCAGGCGTCGGGGCAGCCGGGACTCCTCCTGCGGATCCAGCAGCCACTCCAGCAGCGCCTCGACCAGGGTGCCGAGCAGCCGGGCCTGACCCCGCTGGTGCAGGGCCAGGTCCGGGCGGGCCAGCACGAACCGGTGGTGGACGAACTTGAGCACCTGCACCTCGTGCCACTGCGGTGGGGCCAGCAACACGTGCCCGGAGCGCAGCGAGGGCTTCTCGGTGAGGGTGATCGCGTCGACCAGCCGGGTGGTCCACCGGGCGGAGAACCGGGCCACGTACTGCTCCGCCTCGATCGAACCGTCGAACGGCATGGCCAGCAGCCCCTCGACCAGTTCCTCCCGGACGTGTTCGACCGCCGCGGCGAAAGCCTCGTCGTCGGCCACCCAGCCGTCCTTGTGGTGCAGGTGGCGGCGCAGCCGTTCGATCGCCGCTCCGGGACGACGGGCCGAGGTGGCCAGGGCCGCGTCCGTGATGGCCCGCAGGTGCCCGCCCTCGCGCTGCCAGGCCATCAGTTCGGCGGCCACCGCCCCCTGCTGGAGCACCCCCACCCGGTAGAAGTCCTCCACGTCGTGGATGGCGTACGCGATGTCGTCGGCGATGTCCATCACGGAGGCCTCGACGGTCTGCTGCCAGTCGGCGATCCGCCCGACGAAGGGTGCCCGGGCCTGCCGCAGGTCGTCCAGCTCGGTGCGGTACGCCCCGAACTTCGCCGAGCCGCTGTCCGGGTCCTCCGGCAGCGGAGCCGCCCCGCGCGGCGGAGGGTCCATCAGGCGGGGGTGGGGGTCGGGGTGGTCCAGCCGGGTCCAGGGGTACTTCAGCATGGCCGCCCGCACCGCCGCGGTCAGGTCCAGGCCGGTGGTCGCCGCCCCCCGGATCTCGGTCGAGGTGACTATCCGGTACGACTGGGCGTTGCCCTCGAAGCCGTCGGTGAGACCCAGCCGGTGCCGGGCCAGCCGGTCCAGCACCCGCTCCCCCAGGTGCCCGAAGGGCGGGTGACCTAGGTCGTGGGCTAGGGCGGCGGCCTCGACCACGTCCGGGTCGCAGCCACCCAACTTCTCCGCCAGATCCCGCTGCCAGTCGTCGGCGGTCAGGCGTTCGGCGATCGCCCGGGCCACCTGGGCGACCTTGAGGCTGTGGGTCAGCCGGTTGTGCACCAGCAGCCCGGACCCGCCGGGGCTCACCACCTGGGTGACCCCGGCCAGCCGGGCGAAGAAGGGCGAGCCGACGATGCGGTCCCGGTCGGCCCGGAACGGGCTGGTAGCCAGGTCGCCGAGGGCCCGAGCGCTGCCGCCGAACAGTCGCCGCGCCCGGGGCTCCACAGGTGCTTCCATGATCGCCACGGTAGCCCGGCAGAATGCACGGCGGAACCCACATCAGAAGGCGGAGCATCGTGACCCTCTCTGTTCATCAGCGCATCGCCGGGGAGCTCGGGGTCGCCGAGCACCAGGTACGCGCGGCCGTCGACCTGCTCGACGGCGGCGCCACCGTGCCGTTCATCGCGCGGTACCGCAAGGAGGCCACCGGGCTGCTCGACGACACCCAGCTGCGCACCCTGGAGGAGCGGCTGCGGTACCTGCGCGAGCTGGACGAGCGGCGGGCCGCGGTGCTGGAGTCCATCCGCAGCCAGGGCAAGCTGGACGAGACCCTCGAGGCGCAGATCATGGCCGCCGAGTCGAAGTCCCGGCTGGAGGACATCTACCTGCCGTACAAGCCCAAGCGGCGCACCCGGGCACAGATCGCCCGGGAGGCCGGGCTGGAGCCGCTGGCGGACATCCTGCTCGGTGACCCGACGCAGGACCCGAAGACGGTGGCGGCCGGTTTCGTCGACCCCGACAAGGGGGTGGCGGACGCGGCCGCCGCGCTGGACGGGGCCCGGGCCATCCTGATCGAGCGGTTCGCCGAGGACGCCGACCTGATCGG from Micromonospora sp. NBC_01739 includes:
- a CDS encoding deoxyguanosinetriphosphate triphosphohydrolase family protein, with translation MEAPVEPRARRLFGGSARALGDLATSPFRADRDRIVGSPFFARLAGVTQVVSPGGSGLLVHNRLTHSLKVAQVARAIAERLTADDWQRDLAEKLGGCDPDVVEAAALAHDLGHPPFGHLGERVLDRLARHRLGLTDGFEGNAQSYRIVTSTEIRGAATTGLDLTAAVRAAMLKYPWTRLDHPDPHPRLMDPPPRGAAPLPEDPDSGSAKFGAYRTELDDLRQARAPFVGRIADWQQTVEASVMDIADDIAYAIHDVEDFYRVGVLQQGAVAAELMAWQREGGHLRAITDAALATSARRPGAAIERLRRHLHHKDGWVADDEAFAAAVEHVREELVEGLLAMPFDGSIEAEQYVARFSARWTTRLVDAITLTEKPSLRSGHVLLAPPQWHEVQVLKFVHHRFVLARPDLALHQRGQARLLGTLVEALLEWLLDPQEESRLPRRLHDLVELAEAELHPRTPDRIGRARGRAIVDFVAQLTDGQAVAMLDALSGRSGALWTDAFVL